A stretch of the Arachis stenosperma cultivar V10309 chromosome 6, arast.V10309.gnm1.PFL2, whole genome shotgun sequence genome encodes the following:
- the LOC130932945 gene encoding uncharacterized protein LOC130932945 — translation MKNMEHNNFQGVRTTSRDSSVGLVCHYQFENGSSQFLFLDDAENGAVLNNSLSFFTENFVQSLASSNGLILLSGYSVDQPCYYVFNPLTKNSHMIPQASTLGRIIRIGLAYDGSQFEVVIVEAGSSSESNGLELHIFSSGTGCWSRKHLTHLTLPSLPEFEFQELGTPPLYSNGAIHWEIAGYLLVYQVKGSHCELFELPNLFDDWSWQSTMTYRRSLCKSGGRVYYCYTDFDGFHIWDLLKEDDILGTYYACIDSKRFRWRLVQSIMHEVFISKYQIFYGRFIDWEPYKISPIGYSEQARSIYLQIPGTVLSYNFDTGIMRTICNYSYPGIDFNCCKFLPLIASGVTNCIREVDLLPKEQMELNLPIAEMETLSL, via the coding sequence ATGAAGAACATGGAGCACAACAATTTCCAAGGTGTTAGAACAACCTCTCGTGATAGCAGCGTAGGTCTTGTTTGCCACTATCAGTTCGAAAATGGTTCATCTCAGTTTCTCTTTTTGGATGATGCTGAGAATGGTGCTGTCCTTAACAATTCCCTCAGCTTCTTCACTGAAAACTTTGTGCAATCACTTGCTTCTAGCAATGGTTTGATCCTCTTGTCTGGCTATAGTGTTGATCAACCCTGCTATTATGTCTTCAATCCCCTCACCAAGAACTCTCACATGATTCCTCAGGCTAGCACCCTTGGCCGCATCATTCGAATCGGGTTAGCCTATGATGGTTCCCAATTTGAGGTTGTGATTGTTGAAGCAGGATCTTCATCCGAATCTAACGGACTAGAACTGCATATCTTCTCTTCTGGCACTGGATGTTGGAGTAGGAAACACCTCACCCATTTGACTTTGCCATCTTTGCCAGAATTCGAGTTTCAAGAGCTTGGCACGCCTCCTCTTTACTCGAATGGAGCGATCCATTGGGAAATAGCAGGGTATTTGCTTGTGTACCAAGTCAAAGGTAGCCATTGTGAGCTATTTGAACTGCCAAATTTGTTTGATGATTGGTCTTGGCAATCAACAATGACTTACCGTCGTTCTTTATGCAAATCGGGTGGTCGAGTGTACTATTGTTACACCGATTTTGATGGCTTCCACATTTGGGATCTTCTCAAGGAAGATGATATTCTTGGAACATACTATGCTTGCATTGATTCCAAAAGGTTTAGATGGAGACTAGTCCAAAGCATCATGCATGAAGTATTTATCTCAAAGTACCAAATTTTTTATGGCAGATTCATTGATTGGGAACCTTACAAGATTTCACCAATTGGTTATAGTGAACAAGCACGGAGCATATATTTGCAGATTCCAGGAACTGTTCTTTCTTACAATTTTGATACAGGAATTATGAGAACAATCTGCAACTACTCATATCCAGGAATTGACTTCAATTGCTGCAAATTCCTTCCTTTAATTGCTTCTGGGGTTACCAATTGTATAAGAGAAGTGGACTTGCTGCCTAAGGAACAAATGGAGCTGAATCTTCCAATAGCAGAGATGGAGACGTTATCTCTTTGA
- the LOC130933099 gene encoding FACT complex subunit SPT16-like: MGEHRNGSAQPSSGKGSAAGSTYAIDLNTFQSRLKSLYSHWDEHKIDLWGSSDAITIACPPPSEDLRYLKSTALNLWLLGFEFPETIMVFMKKQIHILCSQKKASILESVKKAAREAVGADLVLHVKPKNDDGTALMDAIFRAIRSQSRSDGHDTPNVGYISREAPEGKLLEAWVEKLKNTELHLIDVSNGFSTLFAAKSNEELISIKRAAYLTTSVMKNFVVSKLENVIDEEKKVSHSTLMEETEKVILEPSKVNCKLKAENVDICYPPIFQSGGEFDLRPSAVSNDELLHYNSASVIICAVGARYKSYCSNIARTFLIDAEPLQSKAYEVLLKAHEAAIGSLKPGNKLNAAYQAAVSVVEKEAPDLISNLTKSAGTGIGIEFRESGLNLNAKNEQIIKEGMVFNVSLGFQNLQCESSKSKNKNFSLLLADTVIISKDKTEVVTLMSSKALKDVAYSFNEDEEEERPSKRARGIDGEPVVSKTTLRSDNHEVSKEELRRQHQAELARQKNEETARRLAGGGSETGENRSSGRTSADLVAYKNINDLPPPKEMMIQIDQKNEAVLLPINGSMVPFHVAFIRTASSQQDTNRNCYVRIIFNIPGTPFSPHDANSAKFPGSIYLKEASFRSKDPRHIGEIVQSIKTLRRQVVSRESERAERATLVTQEKLQLANNRSKPIRMSDLWIRPVFGGRGRKIPGTLEAHANGFRYSTTRQDERVDVMFANIKHAFFQPAENEMITLLHFHLHNHIMVGNKKTKDVQFYVEVMDMVQNVGGSKRSAYDPDELEEEQRERDRKNKINVEFQTFVNRVNDLWGQPQFNGLDLEFDQPLRELGFPGVPHKSSVFIVPTSACLVELIETPFLVVTLSEIEIVNLERVGLGQKNFDMTIVFKDFKRDVLRIDSIPSTSLDGIKEWLDTTDIKYYESRLNLNWRQILKTITDDPQSFIEGGGWEFLNLEATDSESENSAESDKGYEPSDIEPDSDSDDDDSDSESLVESEDDEDEDDSEEDSEEDKGKTWEELEREATNADREKGNDSDSEEDRKRRKAKVFGKSRAGLSSSMPKRAKLR; this comes from the coding sequence ATGGGGGAACATCGCAATGGAAGTGCACAACCTTCCAGTGGAAAGGGCAGTGCAGCAGGAAGTACATATGCTATTGATTTGAATACATTTCAATCCAGACTGAAGAGTTTATATTCACATTGGGATGAACACAAAATAGATCTGTGGGGCTCTTCTGATGCAATTACAATTGCATGTCCTCCGCCTTCGGAAGATCTACGATACCTGAAATCCACTGCTCTGAACTTATGGTTGCTTGGATTTGAGTTCCCAGAGACAATTATGGTTTTCATGAAGAAGCAGATCCATATCTTGTGCAGCCAAAAGAAAGCTTCTATTCTTGAATCTGTCAAAAAAGCTGCCAGAGAGGCAGTTGGTGCGGATCTTGTTTTGCATGTCAAGCCTAAAAATGATGATGGAACTGCTCTGATGGATGCTATATTCCGAGCCATCCGTTCTCAGTCTAGATCTGATGGTCATGATACTCCTAATGTTGGATACATATCAAGAGAGGCTCCTGAAGGGAAACTTCTGGAAGCTTGggttgaaaaattgaagaatacAGAATTACATCTGATTGATGTGTCCAATGGGTTTTCTACATTGTTTGCTGCAAAGAGTAATGAGGAGCTTATATCAATTAAGAGAGCAGCATACCTGACCACTAGTGTGATGAAAAACTTTGTGGTTTCGAAACTTGAAAATGTAATTGACGAGGAGAAGAAAGTCAGTCATTCCACATTGATGGAGGAGACTGAAAAAGTCATACTTGAACCCTCAAAAGTCAATTGTAAATTGAAGGCAGAGAATGTTGATATTTGTTACCCCCCAATTTTTCAGAGTGGTGGGGAGTTTGATCTAAGACCTAGTGCTGTCAGCAATGATGAATTACTTCACTATAACTCTGCAAGTGTAATTATATGTGCTGTTGGAGCCCGGTATAAGAGTTACTGCTCAAACATTGCTAGGACCTTCTTGATTGATGCAGAGCCTCTTCAGAGTAAGGCTTATGAGGTTCTACTCAAAGCCCATGAAGCTGCCATTGGTTCTTTGAAGCCTGGGAACAAGCTGAATGCCGCTTACCAGGCTGCAGTTTCTGTTGTGGAAAAGGAGGCTCCTGACTTAATTTCCAATTtgacaaaatcagctgggacaGGCATTGGCATTGAGTTTCGTGAGTCTGGATTGAATCTTAATGCTAAAAATGAGCAGATAATAAAGGAAGGCATGGTTTTCAACGTGTCCCTTGGATTTCAGAATTTACAGTGTGAGAGCAGTAAGTCTAAGAACAAGAACTTCTCTCTGTTGCTTGCTGACACAGTCATCATCAGCAAAGATAAGACAGAGGTTGTGACTTTGATGAGCTCAAAGGCTCTAAAGGATGTGGCTTATTCATTCAACGAGGACGAAGAAGAGGAAAGGCCAAGTAAAAGAGCCCGTGGGATTGATGGAGAGCCCGTTGTGTCTAAGACAACTCTTAGATCAGACAATCATGAAGTGTCAAAGGAGGAACTTCGAAGGCAGCATCAGGCAGAGCTTGCTCGTCAGAAGAATGAAGAAACTGCAAGACGGCTTGCTGGTGGTGGAAGTGAGACAGGGGAGAACCGTTCCTCAGGTAGGACTTCAGCAGACCTGGTTGCCTACAAGAACATAAATGACCTTCCCCCTCCAAAAGAGATGATGATTCAAATTGATCAGAAGAATGAAGCAGTTCTCTTGCCTATTAATGGAAGCATGGTACCTTTTCACGTTGCTTTCATTCGAACTGCTTCTAGCCAGCAGGACACTAACCGCAATTGCTATGTCCGGATTATTTTTAACATTCCTGGGACTCCTTTCAGTCCTCACGATGCAAACTCAGCGAAGTTCCCAGGATCTATATATTTGAAGGAGGCTTCATTTCGCTCCAAAGATCCAAGACACATAGGAGAGATTGTGCAGTCCATCAAAACACTCAGAAGACAAGTTGTATCAAGGGAGTCTGAGAGAGCCGAGAGGGCAACCCTGGTCACTCAGGAGAAACTGCAGCTTGCCAATAATAGGTCTAAGCCGATAAGAATGTCTGACCTTTGGATCCGCCCTGTTTTTGGTGGTCGTGGAAGGAAGATACCGGGTACACTTGAGGCACATGCAAATGGATTCCGTTATTCTACCACCAGGCAAGATGAGCGTGTGGATGTAATGTTTGCTAACATAAAGCATGCTTTTTTTCAGCCAGCAGAGAATGAAATGATTACGCTCTTGCACTTCCATCTTCACAACCATATTATGGTTGGAAATAAGAAAACCAAAGATGTACAGTTTTATGTTGAGGTAATGGACATGGTCCAGAATGTTGGAGGGAGTAAGAGATCTGCCTATGACCCTGACGAACTTGAAGAAGAACAACGTGAGAGAGACAGGAAGAATAAGATCAATGTGGAGTTTCAGACTTTTGTGAATCGGGTAAATGATCTTTGGGGACAACCGCAATTCAATGGCCTTGACCTTGAGTTTGATCAACCTCTTAGAGAACTTGGCTTCCCCGGCGTACCTCACAAATCGTCTGTATTTATCGTTCCCACTTCAGCTTGCCTTGTTGAACTGATTGAGACCCCTTTCCTTGTTGTCACGCTGAGCGAGATTGAGATTGTGAATCTAGAGAGAGTTGGGCTTGGGCAGAAGAACTTTGATATGACTATAGTTTTCAAGGACTTCAAGAGAGATGTCCTCAGGATTGATTCCATCCCTTCAACTTCTCTTGATGGCATCAAGGAATGGCTCGACACAACCGACATCAAGTATTACGAGAGCAGGCTGAATCTGAATTGGCGTCAGATCCTGAAGACAATCACTGATGACCCACAGAGCTTTATTGAAGGTGGCGGCTGGGAGTTTCTGAATTTGGAAGCTACGGATTCAGAATCCGAGAATTCTGCAGAGTCAGACAAAGGCTATGAGCCATCTGATATAGAGCCTGATTCTGATTCAGATGATGATGATTCCGATAGTGAATCGCTTGTGGAGTCCGAGGATGACGAGGACGAGGATGACTCGGAggaggactctgaagaagacaAGGGAAAGACATGGGAAGAACTTGAGAGGGAAGCAACCAATGCGGACAGGGAGAAAGGGAATGACTCTGATAGTGAAGAAGATCGGAAAAGAAGGAAGGCAAAAGTATTTGGCAAGTCACGAGCTGGTCTCAGTAGTAGCATGCCGAAGCGGGCCAAATTAAGATAG